TTACGTGGACAAGGCCAGCCTGGTGGGTTCAATTGGCGTCGTCATGAACGGCTTTGGTTTCACGGGCACGATGGAAAAGCTGGGAGTAGAGCGTCGCCTGATCACCGCTGGTGAAAACAAGGGTTTTCTGGATCCTTTCAGTGCGGCAGACCCCTATCAAACCGAATTCGCCAAACAAATGGCCGAAGAAATCCACCAGCAGTTCATCGCTGTTGTTAAAGAAGGGCGCGGGGACAAACTCTCCAACAATCCTGAACTGTTCAGTGGCCTTGTGTGGACTGGAGCAAAAAGTGTGGAGCTTGGCTTGGCGGACGAACTGGGTTCCATTGATACCGTGGCCCGTGATGTCCTGAAGGCCGAAGAAATTCTGGATTACACCGAGCAGGATTCTTTCGCAGAACGTTTTGCGCAACGGGTGGGTGTGGTGTTCGGCATGGGAATTCGCAGTGCGTTTCCTGAATTTGGCACCAGTCAACGGGTTGGGTTTCAATAACGCGAGCTCAAATCGCTCGACGCTGGTTTAATGCCCAGCGGATTTAGCATCCATAGCATTTAGCATCCATAGCGCTTAGTACCCATGGCGCTTGACACTCACTCGGCGCGAGTTCCAACCGCTCACCCAAAAACCTGCATTTCCCTTTTTGATCCAACCCACTGCTCACAAACACTCGGCAAAACAGATGGCCGAGTGTTTGTGACGCCCTTCGGGCATACGCAGTGGGCTGAACCAAACGGGCAGGTTTTCTTGAGGGCGAAGCGATGGAACATCGCTGCCGATTGGGTGCTAACCAGTCGGTAATTGATCGCGCGGTGGATTCATCTAAATATGTGGGTTCTGTCTGCTGCTTGAACATCCGTTGGTGCTCAGCCTGCTCGGCGGCATGTTGCTAGAATCGCAGCCAGTGTCTTGCCAGCTCGGCAGCGTGTTTGCTTGTTCTGCATATTCAAGAAAAACGCCCGACTTGAACAAGGTTTCAATGGTCGCCAAGCGGTGAAACCGATGGCGGCACCTCAGCCCGACCGTTTGTGTTGTCGGGCTGAGGTGAATTGAAAGCCTTGCTTCAAGAAGGGATCGGCGGTTTTCTGTGCAGAATCAAGCAACTCGCGCCGAGTAGGCATGCACACGGTCTGTATGCCGAATCAGGTAACTCGCGCCGAGTAGGCAACTGCACCAATCAGGCCAGCCACAGGAAAAGACAGGGCAGTTTCCCCGGCGCAGGCGGTTGCTTTCTCCAGTTGGCAACAGTTTTGGTCTGGATAAACTGATCATCGCCAGTCAAATCCCACCCAACACACAGCAAGGTACTGTCTGAGAGTTGCTTTAATAAAGCCTCAATCAGTTTGTCATTTCGAAAGGGGGTTTCGATCACCAATTGTGTGCAGTTCTGGGATTTGGACTCACGCTCTGTTTGCTTGATCCAGATATCGCGCTGGGCGGGCTCAAGAGGAGGGTAGCCGTGAAAACGAAAACTTTGACCATTCAGCCCGCTGCCCATCAGGGCCAGCAATATTGAACTGGGTCCCACCAACGGGTTCACCGGGCAGCCCATCTTGTGGGCCAAAGCTACAATTTCAGCGCCGGGGTCGGCCACGCCGGGGCAGCCTGCATCACTCATTACTGCAATAGGCTCGCCCGCTTTGCACTGCTCAATCAGCGCAGACCGTTGATTCAGGTCAAGTTTGGATATTTCCAGGATCTGTAAATCCCGAATGGCCACAGGCATGTTGAAATCTCCCAAGGCAGCGCGCGCGGGCTTGGCATTTTCAACCAGCCAGACTTTGCATTGCTGAACCAGGTGCAAGTCGGCCTGCAATAATGGGGCTTTGGGCGTTTTCTGGCTTAAGGGGCTGGGAACAAGGTGAAGCATCTCAGGGCAGCGTCACTTCAAACTGTCTCAAGGCACTGGACACTTCTATTAGAGGCAATCCAATCAAGGCAGTTGGGTCGCTGGATTCCACTCTTTTTAGCAAAGAGATACCAAGTCCCTCACTTTTTGCTGAGCCGGCGCAATCGTAGGGCTCCTCGGCAATCAGATAGCGTTCAATTTCGGCTGCATCCAATTCACGAAACTCTACCGAGGTGGGCACTGTGAATTCAATGGTTTGGGCTGTTTCAACACAGCAGACGCATACAGCCGTGTGAAATACGATCGTTTTGTTGCTCATGCTGCGCAGTTGGGCGCGTGCGCGGTCGTGTGTGCCGGGCTTGCTGATCGCCACACCATCCACATCTGCAACCTGGTCCGAACCGATTACAATCGAAGCGGGGTGCTCGGCAGCCACAGCCATGGCTTTTTCTCGCGCCAGGCGCTTGCAGGTATCCAGCGGTGTTTCTCCCTGTTTGGGGGTTTCATCGATTTGGGGGGATTCACACCGGAAATTGATTTGCAGGCGCGCCAAAAGCTCACGCCGGTACTTGGAACTGGATGCTAAATACAGGGAACGGGTCATTTGATTTGGATGCCGGCTTTGACATAAAACGTTAGGCAGAGTATTATCGCGCGTTTCCTGCTTTTCTTATCCGCATGCGGCACAAAGGCCCACTAAAACAGTTTGACGAATTCGACGCATGGTCGTTTTCTCGCTCGGGCGAACGCATTCGCAGTGATGAAGTGAAGTTTGACTTCCCCAGACTGGCTGGTGACGAAAGCATATCAGCCAGTCATGTTGAAAATTGGGAAATTTCCGGGCGAATCAACGCCAAGTCTGAGAGCGTAATCCGGTTTCAAGGCCGGTTTTCTGCCGAGTTTTCTTGCGTAGTATGTGGTTCTGGCGTGCAGCACGTCATCGACTTTGATCGTCATTTGGTGCTGGTTACTTCAGAATCCCAAGCTGATGTTTACGATGAAGAGACACTTGACGAGCAAACTGATGTGGTTGCATGCCCGGGTGCGATAAACTTGCGCGACTGGCTCGAAGACGAAATACTGTTGGCTTGTCCAATGTTTCCAAAGCATGATGCTTGCTCGGATGTTGCGGGGCGGTCATGGCGGGACAGCGAATCCGACGAAGATACTGATGATCACCAGGATGACACTGCTGGTGATACAAAACAGGAAGTACAGCGTCCTTTTGCCAACCTGGGCGATTTGCTCAAGGGCAGCAAAAAGTAACACTTTTATACATGGAGCTTTAAAATGGCCGTTCAACAGAACAAAAAATCACCTTCCAAGCGTGGCATGCACCGCTCACACCAGAACCTGACAGCGCCGACCTTGTCTGCTGATTCTTCTTCTGGTGAAACACATCTGCGCCACCACATCAGCCCCAACGGCATGTATCGTGGCAAGAAAGTTGTAAAGACCAAAGCTGACGAGTAATTATTTACTGATCAACCAGGCAACTGCAGTCTGTTGCCATGAAAACCAAAAGGTCTAAGAACGGATGGTTCGCATAGCGATTGATTGCATGGGTGGAGATCACGGATTGTCGGTCACCATCCCGGCCTGTTTGCGCTTTATCAAGTTGCACCCTGATGTACAGCTTGTTTTGGTAGGAAAG
The nucleotide sequence above comes from Limnobacter thiooxidans. Encoded proteins:
- a CDS encoding S49 family peptidase, encoding MSEENNQWERKLLEKLASESLVEQRRKRRWGIFFKLIGVAYVGILIASVMGLASAPGLEVSRHTALVNLDGVIATDTLASADRINSSLRAAFESEQSVGVILRINSPGGSPVQAGLINDEIERLRAKYPAKPLYAVVEEVCASGGYYIAAAADKIYVDKASLVGSIGVVMNGFGFTGTMEKLGVERRLITAGENKGFLDPFSAADPYQTEFAKQMAEEIHQQFIAVVKEGRGDKLSNNPELFSGLVWTGAKSVELGLADELGSIDTVARDVLKAEEILDYTEQDSFAERFAQRVGVVFGMGIRSAFPEFGTSQRVGFQ
- a CDS encoding YceD family protein — translated: MRHKGPLKQFDEFDAWSFSRSGERIRSDEVKFDFPRLAGDESISASHVENWEISGRINAKSESVIRFQGRFSAEFSCVVCGSGVQHVIDFDRHLVLVTSESQADVYDEETLDEQTDVVACPGAINLRDWLEDEILLACPMFPKHDACSDVAGRSWRDSESDEDTDDHQDDTAGDTKQEVQRPFANLGDLLKGSKK
- a CDS encoding SAM-dependent methyltransferase, encoding MLHLVPSPLSQKTPKAPLLQADLHLVQQCKVWLVENAKPARAALGDFNMPVAIRDLQILEISKLDLNQRSALIEQCKAGEPIAVMSDAGCPGVADPGAEIVALAHKMGCPVNPLVGPSSILLALMGSGLNGQSFRFHGYPPLEPAQRDIWIKQTERESKSQNCTQLVIETPFRNDKLIEALLKQLSDSTLLCVGWDLTGDDQFIQTKTVANWRKQPPAPGKLPCLFLWLA
- the rpmF gene encoding 50S ribosomal protein L32, with the translated sequence MAVQQNKKSPSKRGMHRSHQNLTAPTLSADSSSGETHLRHHISPNGMYRGKKVVKTKADE
- a CDS encoding Maf family protein — protein: MTRSLYLASSSKYRRELLARLQINFRCESPQIDETPKQGETPLDTCKRLAREKAMAVAAEHPASIVIGSDQVADVDGVAISKPGTHDRARAQLRSMSNKTIVFHTAVCVCCVETAQTIEFTVPTSVEFRELDAAEIERYLIAEEPYDCAGSAKSEGLGISLLKRVESSDPTALIGLPLIEVSSALRQFEVTLP